A genomic segment from Variovorax paradoxus B4 encodes:
- the pnp gene encoding polyribonucleotide nucleotidyltransferase: MSLFNKVTKSFQWGDKTVVMETGEIARQASGAVVVDIDGTVILATVVASKTAKPGQDFFPLTVDYIEKTYAAGKIPGSFFKREAKPSEHETLTSRLIDRPIRPLFPEGFLNEVHVVIHTLSLNPEVDADIAAMIGVSAALSISGIPFSGPIGAARVGYINGQYVLNPGQTARKDSQMDLVVAGTEAAVLMVESEALQLSEEIMLGGVVFGHEQANIAINAIHELVRDAGKPVWDWQAPAEDEAFVAKVKSLAEEKLRAVYQIRSKQARTQALREANASVMNALKEGGEPFDAGKVNDLLFSIEAKIVRSQILSGEPRIDGRDTRTVRPIEIRNSVLPRTHGSALFTRGETQGLVITTLGTERDAQRIDALAGEYEDRFLFHYNMPPFATGEVGRMGSTKRREIGHGRLAKRALVAVLPTKEEFPYTIRVVSEITESNGSSSMASVCGGCLSMMDAGVPMKAHVAGIAMGLIKEDNRFAVLTDILGDEDHLGDMDFKVAGTTNGITALQMDIKIQGITKEIMQVALAQAKEARMHILGKMQEAMGEAKTEVSQFAPRLTTLKINPEKIRDVIGKGGAVIRGLQEETGTTINIDEDGTITIASTDPEKAELAKKRIEQITAEVEIGKVYEGPVTKILDFGALINLLPGKDGLLHISQIAHERVEKVTDYLSEGQIVKVKVLETDEKGRVKLSMKALTERPAGMEYSERPPREDRGDRGDRGGERRERSDRGDRGGDRGERAPRFNNEQQQQPRNEQQPAPVGEQPYAPREPQE, from the coding sequence TGAAATCGCCCGCCAGGCCAGCGGCGCCGTGGTTGTCGACATCGACGGCACCGTGATCCTCGCGACCGTGGTCGCCTCCAAGACCGCCAAGCCGGGCCAGGACTTCTTCCCGCTGACCGTCGACTACATCGAGAAGACCTACGCCGCGGGCAAGATCCCCGGCAGCTTCTTCAAGCGCGAAGCCAAGCCCAGCGAACACGAAACCCTGACCAGCCGCCTGATCGACCGTCCGATCCGCCCGCTGTTCCCCGAGGGCTTCCTGAACGAAGTGCACGTGGTCATCCACACGCTGTCGCTCAACCCCGAAGTCGACGCCGACATCGCCGCCATGATCGGCGTGAGCGCCGCCCTGTCGATCTCCGGCATTCCGTTCAGCGGCCCGATCGGTGCTGCCCGCGTGGGCTACATCAACGGCCAGTACGTGCTGAATCCGGGCCAGACCGCCCGCAAGGATTCGCAGATGGACCTCGTGGTGGCCGGCACCGAAGCCGCCGTGCTGATGGTCGAATCCGAAGCCCTGCAGCTCAGCGAAGAAATCATGCTGGGCGGCGTGGTGTTCGGCCACGAGCAGGCCAACATCGCGATCAACGCGATCCATGAACTCGTGCGCGACGCCGGCAAGCCGGTGTGGGACTGGCAAGCGCCGGCCGAAGACGAAGCCTTCGTGGCCAAGGTCAAGAGCCTGGCCGAGGAAAAGTTGCGCGCCGTCTACCAGATCCGCAGCAAGCAGGCCCGCACGCAAGCCCTGCGCGAAGCCAACGCCAGCGTGATGAATGCGCTGAAGGAAGGCGGCGAGCCCTTCGACGCCGGCAAGGTCAACGACCTGCTGTTCTCGATCGAAGCCAAGATCGTCCGCAGCCAGATCCTCTCGGGCGAACCCCGCATCGACGGCCGTGACACGCGCACCGTGCGCCCCATCGAGATCCGCAACTCCGTGCTGCCCCGCACCCATGGTTCGGCACTGTTCACGCGCGGCGAGACGCAAGGCCTGGTCATCACCACGCTCGGCACCGAGCGCGACGCGCAGCGCATCGACGCGCTGGCCGGCGAGTACGAAGACCGCTTCCTGTTCCACTACAACATGCCTCCCTTTGCCACCGGCGAAGTGGGCCGCATGGGCTCGACCAAGCGCCGCGAAATCGGCCACGGACGCCTGGCCAAGCGCGCGCTCGTCGCCGTGCTGCCGACCAAGGAAGAATTCCCGTACACCATTCGCGTGGTGTCGGAAATCACCGAATCCAACGGCTCCTCGTCGATGGCCTCGGTGTGCGGCGGCTGCCTCTCGATGATGGACGCCGGCGTGCCGATGAAGGCCCACGTGGCCGGCATCGCCATGGGCCTGATCAAGGAAGACAACCGCTTCGCGGTGCTGACCGACATCCTGGGCGACGAAGATCACCTGGGCGACATGGACTTCAAGGTGGCCGGCACGACCAACGGCATCACCGCGCTGCAGATGGACATCAAGATCCAGGGCATCACCAAGGAAATCATGCAGGTCGCACTGGCCCAGGCCAAGGAAGCGCGCATGCACATCCTCGGCAAGATGCAGGAAGCCATGGGCGAGGCCAAGACCGAGGTGTCGCAGTTCGCACCGCGCCTGACCACGCTGAAGATCAATCCCGAGAAGATCCGCGACGTGATCGGCAAGGGCGGCGCGGTCATCCGCGGCCTGCAGGAAGAAACCGGCACGACGATCAACATCGACGAAGACGGCACGATCACCATCGCCTCGACCGACCCTGAAAAGGCCGAGCTCGCCAAGAAGCGCATCGAGCAGATCACGGCCGAAGTCGAAATCGGCAAGGTCTACGAAGGCCCGGTCACCAAGATCCTGGACTTCGGCGCGCTCATCAACCTCCTGCCCGGCAAGGACGGCCTGCTGCACATCAGCCAGATCGCGCACGAGCGCGTCGAGAAGGTGACCGACTACCTGAGCGAAGGCCAGATCGTCAAGGTCAAGGTGCTCGAGACCGACGAAAAGGGCCGCGTCAAGCTGTCCATGAAGGCCCTGACCGAGCGTCCGGCCGGCATGGAATACAGCGAGCGCCCGCCGCGCGAAGACCGTGGCGACCGCGGTGACCGTGGCGGCGAGCGCCGCGAGCGCTCGGACCGCGGCGACCGTGGTGGCGATCGCGGCGAACGCGCTCCGCGTTTCAACAACGAGCAGCAACAGCAGCCGCGCAACGAGCAGCAGCCGGCGCCCGTCGGCGAGCAGCCGTACGCACCGCGCGAACCGCAAGAGTAA